The Euwallacea similis isolate ESF13 chromosome 18, ESF131.1, whole genome shotgun sequence sequence TCGATGTGTATTCACCCGGAAACCTACTGCAAACAGTGGCCCCGTGTCGCTGCCAATCACACTCAGCATCAGTATTGACGTGACGTTGGATCATTAAAGTCTTGCAGAAGAATTCCtagaaaagttattaaaaagaaTAGCGTAAGAATAATCCTATTAATATCAGTTTTTAAGAAACGGCCCCCCGCCTGGCCCGATCTGAGTCAACTAGACGGAGATTAATCGACACGCATTCCTAAACTGCCTCAAAACACATATACGAACGGTTTCCCGTTGGGTATCACAAAAGCCCCATTACCAtgggttatttttaatttcacagtTTCGAGGCCTGGTCCGAAATTGAATCAAACGTTTCGGCGCCCCTGACGGCGTCGAGATGCTCAGCCTGGCTCAGCATCCGCGTCCCCCCACGTATCGCGGACTCAATGGGGCGGAAGATCCAAAATGTGTGAATCAGCCTTGCGGCTCATCTGCAAGTCAGATGGGCTCCTTCAGGATGTGGAGCACCCTTGAGTGAGATGGCGGCGCCCTTTGGAGGACGTATGTGTGTCTGTGCGCGTTAAGTAATCTTTCGTGGGTAATGTCATGTGAAATGTAAACGTGGGCTTTTTGCACTCGCAATGAGACGAGTATAATGCCCGTCTATCGGTTTTTTTCCTACTCAGGGATATAGCATTTTTCTGTTCTTAGAAATGAGCTTCGGTGAGGACGAAAATGTATCTAAAAGTGACCATTCACCATTACATTCTTTCGACAATTTTCAGGATATTTTTGATCCACTCTCATTCGCTTTAAGTGGCGGTTAAAGACacttttaaagtaaattaaactgaataaattacttaaacaAGGCGGAATGCGGCCCTTCGGATCTGAAGCACGATTCAAAGCGGCGTCCAGCGGCCATTTGAGTGAGGTGCCATTTGTCACCGTGCTCAGCTCCCGGTACCAACGCAATTTGTAACGGGAGCAGTACCTGCTAAGGGGAGTTTTCGTATTCGATATCGctttcaaatatttcccaAACTTTTGAAGTTCCCACCACTTCGAATTTCAAACCCTTTTCCGGATCTTTGAAACACAACTGACGAATCGGTCAATTTTGGTCTAATTGGTGCTTAATGGGCTTCGAAGCACCGGGCGGAAAGTggcaaaacagacagaaaacTACGAAAATAATCCAATTAGGATGATGAGGCGATCTGGAGGACGTAAGTCCGGATTTATCACAGGCCTCTCTGCGGTGTCCTGCCGCCAGTAATGGCCGCCTCATTTGTCGTGGCGGTACCACTGCAACCAAGACAGCGCAGTTACTCGTCTCATGTAAGTACCCTTAATGCGATGAGATGATTCAAGAATTTTAAGTTCAGCCTCATTTACttcgcttttttttaacttatgaGCCGCCTCTGTCAACTTATGCCATTGCCGGCTTAACAAAGAACTGATCGGTGATCGATCTTCCACAGGCTTCAGGTCGTGAAAAACTGTCAATATTCCTAAGTTTTCCGGTTCATTTGCCATGAGCCGCATCAGTCCCCATGTGTGCCTCCAGGCACAATATTTTCTCtttggcaataaaaaattaattgtcaCCCATTAAGGGCGCGTTTTCTCAGATGTTTACGACAATTATGCAAATCCCTGCGGATTTTATGGCCTCGGCCCACGGTCCAGATTAGTCCCGCTCGCTTCTTTTTCCGGATCCGGTCAATCGGAAACAATCGAAAGTCGCCGGTCACGTGGCCGGGTCATTAAGCTCCGGGCGTGAGAGAGGGTGACcgttttgttgtttttttaatgggggGAGGAAACGTTGTTTTATGGCCAGAGATTTATTAATGGTCTAGACGCATGTGCGAACCACCCCCTTAAACTATGGTAGAAagtagaaattaataaatgattcTGACATCCTCAGAGAGATATCCTCCCCAGTTGGGTGGGAATTGTTGATACGTCATGACTGGATTTTTTAAGTCGCGTTTTGCGAGAGGAAGAGGAAGTTTAGGGGTTGTTGCCGCCAACTTAATGGCCAATCTAGAGTTCTTTAATGTCTCTGTTTAGGAcgagtatacagggtggctgcCGAGACGGCAAGGAGAGTAAATGGAACGTTCTAGAAACACGGGTGGATTGAATTCCAGTCACTCTAAATACCCGGTCGTGAATCATTTAGAATGCACAAGGGAAGTTTAGACCTTCACGGTAGTATCAGAGGTGTTATTTGTGGCAGATTCAGTCGGATTCACTCTAGAGACCCGGCCAATAGATTTTTGGGCAATATCGCAAGAGGGAAGTCACCTTTAGACTGACCATGGGACGATCAGAATTTATCAGTGTATGCACAGTATCAGAGACACTATTTGTATCAAGTTGGGCCGAATTCCACCAGCTCCAGGCCTAGTCaatcgatttttttctggTCGATAATTGGGCAGCCGCACACTTTATTCGCCATATAATCAAGAATTCCATTCGATGTGAAGGCACctaatgtatttattattttaatttatatttataataattccCATTATTTACCTACTGTTATTCTATTGAGTCACgcagtaaaaatatacattttaacCGAATCGACGATCAGCAACGCAGCCCGAGCCGGTCCTGCACATGCAGCCTTTATTTGCCGAAAAATCTCATATAAGCCTCCCAGATATCTATTCCAAGTACGAAGCGATAAGATAACAATATGATAATAGCGATTTTCACAAGCACTTTTACGTGTTAATTCGCACCTTCATATATGGGTACCTTTTTATAATGGTTTAAATAAGTGTCATGGGGGATGTGAAACGAAGCAAGACCGCCGAGAAGCTAAGGAAGACCATAGATATCTTCCAGATCACACGTCCTAACAAAGCCAACAAGCTGCTGAGGACCAACTCCTTGCCTCCAGGGAAGAAATCATTTGAATTGGACGACTCAGTATCGGTAAGAAGCTGGACAAATGTGAATAAAGGCAACGAACAAAAGATCAAGAAGAAGATCGAAGTAAAGTCTGCGGAAGTTGCTGCTGTTAAACTACCTAATTGGGATATTAGTCAACAACGAATTATAGATTTAAACCCGGCGACACAGCAGAGTAGAATAGAGTTCGTGAGAGAGGTATCTCATGAGAGGCTGAGCGAAAAAAGCAGTTCTGTGAGTATAAACACAGTACTGAGTGGGTTCAGTGGGGGGACAGTGAAGGAATTGAGTGAAACCTCAGAGAATAAGAATACTTTAAATTCGCACTGCAAATTAGTGAACAAGGACAATCAAAATGGTAAGTATTTGTTGATAATGTTGATTGATGCTTGAGAACAATGCAAATTTAACGCTGCAGAGTCGGATTCTCATCAATTTCGAGCATTCCATCCAATTGAACTGCACACTAATTGTTTTAGGATTTAATGAGTTCCAGTCCTGCGTGCAGCCTCATTTACACCTATTTAGTTCGAATAGTAACTTAGATCCCATTCGATTATGGAACCATACCACGCCCTTCATTCAGCCAAGAGTGCGCCATAACAGCGATGACCTCTGCACTGAAACTGGCAGCCCTGGCACTCCCTCAAGTCCTATATCAGGAGTTCAGCCCAAATTCAATGAAGAGTATGCATATTTAGACAACACGAATATGAAAGATTCGATTGAGAGatggaaaaacaaagtttttgtGCACGCCGTCCCTCAGTCTTCTGTAGGGAGATTTGTCAAGAATCCCACTCGCTCTTCTACAAGACCGAAGACGGACAGAAGAAAGACTGGGGTGGGGATGATTAAAGATAAGCCGCTTTCGGTGCTTGAGCTTACAGCGCATTTCGAAGGGTTTAAAGATGCAGCTGAAAGAGGACAAACAGAAATGTTTAAGAAGTTTGTCATCTGCGAGATGGACCAGGAGTTGAAGAATATGGAGAACGATGGATTCACTGAGGAActgagttttgaaaatttacattctGCTGAAGACATCAATGCGGACACCATTGAGGATGGCAAATGGGAAGAGGAGTTTGGGAAAGCTTTGATGATGAGCATTGAAAATAAACCTGTAGTTAAGCTAGTTGAGCATCCAAGCGACGACAATGTTGATCCATTTAAAGAAACAACTGTGCAGGAAACAGCCGATGACGATGATCCACTTGGAAAAGCAACTGAGCAGAAAAAATCCGATGTTGAGGATCCATTTGGAGAAACATATTTCGATGAAGGACTAGTCTACTTGGAGGCTTATAACCAAGACGACAAGGAGCTGGTAGAATGCACAGTGCAAGTGGACCGAAGGAGTGTGGACCTTCAAAGCTTCAACAAAATACAGCAGAGCCATGATCTTTTAGCCCAAAACGAGCAGATGATGGTTCTGATGAACGAAATCCAAGGAGACCCTGAGTCTAAACGAAACACCATCTACTCAACTACATCGGCTGAAACTGGCGACTCTGAAAACGGCTGCGAATCCAAGAGAAACACAATTTACTCCACCACTTCTGGAGACAGTTTTGAGGATGAAGGTTTGTTGAATGGTTGGTAAATCGCAGGTAaactaatgattttattaTCCAAAGATAACCCAGGGGGTTGTCTTTGGGGGGACAACGTTTCTGTGAATTATAGAGTTGCTCGCAGGGAAACTTACTGCGACGATCAAGGGAGGGTGAGAATTGAGAGGGTTGCCCCATGCGTGAACGACCATCAGGAAAACTCGTACGTTAATACCGCTAATCAGCTTTATGAGTCTGCCGACATTGAAGAAGAAGATAACGAGCATGAGTACGAGATCATACAGTTAGAGCACGacatgaacttttttactcCCAATCCTGAGGTTAAAAAAGATCCGTAAGTTGGTCATCTTCGTCTAGAAATTTGTGcaatttttgtgttatttatgCTCAGACTTCAATATATTGCGGAGGAAATCGTTTCTACTGAACGCAAGTACCTTAGCGACATGGACAAAGTTCTACGAGTAAGTAAATCATTCAATGATCGTGATGGAAACGTATGAGTGATGAATTTTAAGTAGAAGTACAAAGAATTTGTGGACGAAAGATGTCCTGATAAATCGGACTTGGTGTTTGGGAATATGGAGCAAATATTCTCCAAGCAGCTGGAGTTTTTGCACGCTCTGGAGAACACTCAATCAAATGTCCATTTGATGCTGGAGACATTCATTTACTTCGTAAGTTCCAAGGAAAATCTGAGCTTTCCCCCCGATCAGTGATTATTTTTAGGACGACCTATTTCGCCTCTACCCGCGATACTTCAGGAACACCCCTACGGCCAACGCTACGGTCAAAGAAATCAACTTTCTTTTGAAGGTACAGGTATAACATTCACCTTTTAGCTCTTATATTGTGACTAAAACACCTGCAGGAAAGGCAGGAGATCATCCAAGATAAACTGGATTTGTCTGCTTACCTCCTCACCCCAGTGCAGCGATTAGGCAAATATAAACTCTTTTTGGAGAATATCATCAAGCAGCTCGAAAAAGAGAATAAACCTCTAGGTCAGGCTCAAGACTCCCTGGCCATGATCAAGAAGTTCTTGAGCAGAGGCAATGATAGCGTTGCTATAGCCTCGATACTGCGAAGTCCCTTGCACACCAAAGATTACGGCTCTTTCATAGCTAGAGAGATATTCACCATGCTTAAACccagaaaaatggaaatcGTAGTTTTCCTCTTCGAGGGGGTGGTAGTGTTCACGCAAGAAGACCCG is a genomic window containing:
- the LOC136414617 gene encoding uncharacterized protein isoform X2, whose protein sequence is MGDVKRSKTAEKLRKTIDIFQITRPNKANKLLRTNSLPPGKKSFELDDSVSVRSWTNVNKGNEQKIKKKIEVKSAEVAAVKLPNWDISQQRIIDLNPATQQSRIEFVREVSHERLSEKSSSVSINTVLSGFSGGTVKELSETSENKNTLNSHCKLVNKDNQNGFNEFQSCVQPHLHLFSSNSNLDPIRLWNHTTPFIQPRVRHNSDDLCTETGSPGTPSSPISGVQPKFNEEYAYLDNTNMKDSIERWKNKVFVHAVPQSSVGRFVKNPTRSSTRPKTDRRKTGVGMIKDKPLSVLELTAHFEGFKDAAERGQTEMFKKFVICEMDQELKNMENDGFTEELSFENLHSAEDINADTIEDGKWEEEFGKALMMSIENKPVVKLVEHPSDDNVDPFKETTVQETADDDDPLGKATEQKKSDVEDPFGETYFDEGLVYLEAYNQDDKELVECTVQVDRRSVDLQSFNKIQQSHDLLAQNEQMMVLMNEIQGDPESKRNTIYSTTSAETGDSENGCESKRNTIYSTTSGDSFEDEDNPGGCLWGDNVSVNYRVARRETYCDDQGRVRIERVAPCVNDHQENSYVNTANQLYESADIEEEDNEHEYEIIQLEHDMNFFTPNPEVKKDPLQYIAEEIVSTERKYLSDMDKVLRKYKEFVDERCPDKSDLVFGNMEQIFSKQLEFLHALENTQSNVHLMLETFIYFDDLFRLYPRYFRNTPTANATVKEINFLLKERQEIIQDKLDLSAYLLTPVQRLGKYKLFLENIIKQLEKENKPLGQAQDSLAMIKKFLSRGNDSVAIASILRSPLHTKDYGSFIAREIFTMLKPRKMEIVVFLFEGVVVFTQEDPKNMEQFQYLQSIKTDDLRIATFDDDCSIQLTNFTMTKRRNSSKYTYVLDAKSPKLKESWKKQIEDILWKQMKKLKEDNLKRSATLTPIPLERAQVRNRNERYKSTGSATFYVE
- the LOC136414617 gene encoding uncharacterized protein isoform X3, with the translated sequence MSRILINFEHSIQLNCTLIVLGFNEFQSCVQPHLHLFSSNSNLDPIRLWNHTTPFIQPRVRHNSDDLCTETGSPGTPSSPISGVQPKFNEEYAYLDNTNMKDSIERWKNKVFVHAVPQSSVGRFVKNPTRSSTRPKTDRRKTGVGMIKDKPLSVLELTAHFEGFKDAAERGQTEMFKKFVICEMDQELKNMENDGFTEELSFENLHSAEDINADTIEDGKWEEEFGKALMMSIENKPVVKLVEHPSDDNVDPFKETTVQETADDDDPLGKATEQKKSDVEDPFGETYFDEGLVYLEAYNQDDKELVECTVQVDRRSVDLQSFNKIQQSHDLLAQNEQMMVLMNEIQGDPESKRNTIYSTTSAETGDSENGCESKRNTIYSTTSGDSFEDEDNPGGCLWGDNVSVNYRVARRETYCDDQGRVRIERVAPCVNDHQENSYVNTANQLYESADIEEEDNEHEYEIIQLEHDMNFFTPNPEVKKDPLQYIAEEIVSTERKYLSDMDKVLRKYKEFVDERCPDKSDLVFGNMEQIFSKQLEFLHALENTQSNVHLMLETFIYFDDLFRLYPRYFRNTPTANATVKEINFLLKERQEIIQDKLDLSAYLLTPVQRLGKYKLFLENIIKQLEKENKPLGQAQDSLAMIKKFLSRGNDSVAIASILRSPLHTKDYGSFIAREIFTMLKPRKMEIVVFLFEGVVVFTQEDPKNMEQFQYLQSIKTDDLRIATFDDDCSIQLTNFTMTKRRNSSKYTYVLDAKSPKLKESWKKQIEDILWKQMKKLKEDNLKRSATLTPIPLERAQVRNRNERYKSTGNKETPLFGRNHIFLYK
- the LOC136414617 gene encoding uncharacterized protein isoform X1 yields the protein MGDVKRSKTAEKLRKTIDIFQITRPNKANKLLRTNSLPPGKKSFELDDSVSVRSWTNVNKGNEQKIKKKIEVKSAEVAAVKLPNWDISQQRIIDLNPATQQSRIEFVREVSHERLSEKSSSVSINTVLSGFSGGTVKELSETSENKNTLNSHCKLVNKDNQNGFNEFQSCVQPHLHLFSSNSNLDPIRLWNHTTPFIQPRVRHNSDDLCTETGSPGTPSSPISGVQPKFNEEYAYLDNTNMKDSIERWKNKVFVHAVPQSSVGRFVKNPTRSSTRPKTDRRKTGVGMIKDKPLSVLELTAHFEGFKDAAERGQTEMFKKFVICEMDQELKNMENDGFTEELSFENLHSAEDINADTIEDGKWEEEFGKALMMSIENKPVVKLVEHPSDDNVDPFKETTVQETADDDDPLGKATEQKKSDVEDPFGETYFDEGLVYLEAYNQDDKELVECTVQVDRRSVDLQSFNKIQQSHDLLAQNEQMMVLMNEIQGDPESKRNTIYSTTSAETGDSENGCESKRNTIYSTTSGDSFEDEDNPGGCLWGDNVSVNYRVARRETYCDDQGRVRIERVAPCVNDHQENSYVNTANQLYESADIEEEDNEHEYEIIQLEHDMNFFTPNPEVKKDPLQYIAEEIVSTERKYLSDMDKVLRKYKEFVDERCPDKSDLVFGNMEQIFSKQLEFLHALENTQSNVHLMLETFIYFDDLFRLYPRYFRNTPTANATVKEINFLLKERQEIIQDKLDLSAYLLTPVQRLGKYKLFLENIIKQLEKENKPLGQAQDSLAMIKKFLSRGNDSVAIASILRSPLHTKDYGSFIAREIFTMLKPRKMEIVVFLFEGVVVFTQEDPKNMEQFQYLQSIKTDDLRIATFDDDCSIQLTNFTMTKRRNSSKYTYVLDAKSPKLKESWKKQIEDILWKQMKKLKEDNLKRSATLTPIPLERAQVRNRNERYKSTGNKETPLFGRNHIFLYK